The Theileria parva strain Muguga chromosome 1, complete sequence, whole genome shotgun sequence DNA window TTCGTCTCCAGGTACTAGTTTCTTCCTGGCTCTTAAAACAAACTCGTCATTTTCGGTGTGATGCCAACAACACGATGGGTCGCAGCTGTGGGCGAGGTAGGAGATTtctattaaaaaattaaacttaaTTAAACTAACTGTCATATATTACAAGCCCATCTGGTTCTGAAGTCCTTCCAAAGGCGTTGAGTGGCCATACTTGTAGGTACAGTTGGTACACTTCAGGTTTAATTACAACTCCATCATAGACGAACTCTCCATCTTTTAATGTACatattgaatttaaaactCTTAATACATCTAGAGTTACCTCCTGGTTTCGGTCTAATTCATGATGAATTTACCATATATAAGCCTACTTTCAACCCACTTATTCGCCATAATATGATTTGACTCTTCATTCCCTTCCAGAATACTGTATAAAGCAGCCTTGTGCCACAAAGGGGGTATCACAAATGGAGATTCTTCGTTCAGTTCATTTAGTTGGAACCAAAGGTCTTGATTTGATAATGGGCCAACCATAAAAAGTGGCGATTCTGCGAATATTAGTGTTCCAGGTTCAAAATTCTTCCGAACAAATAAACATCCTAAGCGAACTCATACGAATTATCAAACTTACTTCCTTTGCCCGGCACTTCAGAGACTCTAACCAAAGAATCTATATTCTCCTTAGAGAAACATTCTATTTCACTTTGATATTTGGGCGTTTCGTCTCCACTTAAGGGAGAATAGCCGTCATCTTCGCTTACTTTCTCGGAAGAGCTACAATGTGTAGGCGTTTCCTCGCTGCGATCATCATACATTTTActttatacataatattaaattatgcCTGAGATATTTTACAGAGATTAAGTggaaatataatataatggATCTGGAACGGGTCAGGTTAATGTTAGAAACACATAAGAACAATATTGTGCCAAATgtatttactaaatttgaaaattatgaaaatatacatataattaaatcatATATCAATTAAAGttcataatataaatttaaattactttttaATACTATGCGATATAACCAAAATAGAATAGAACATAATAAACGAGATAGTAGggaataaatataaaaataatcaaagaatttcaaaattacagttataattaattagaaTCTTGCATAAATATGGAAGGAAATCATAAAACTATTAACATGTTAAGAgcaattataaatatatggATAACTTCACGAAGAacttattataatttaatatctaaatatttatttaatttaaaacactGATAAAATCCATATTACAGGGTGtgaatattaatatataatgtttaaaaaacCTTTTCCCCATGATTCATTTATTAGTATGGAATTTTACagaaaaatattttaatttcaacgAATTACTTTtatgtattattattatgtaaattatttttatattagaCCATAAATTCAGTTCTTTCCCTTGAATTagaaatataattttatatttcgATCTCACAAATCATTTGCacttaatttacaaattttctGGTATTTAATCAGAAATGACTAGaacttatttattgtttgaGACAGCCGCAGGCTACGGCTTATATCAAATCGACCAATGGGACCAGATTGGCAGTGATTTATCGCTGGACGAATTAGTTTCAAACTCTGAACGATTCTCAGGAACTGTAAAGTTCAAAGCATTTCAGCCTTTTAGAACAGCAAAAGAAGCTCTTGAAAACATGAGAAGTATTACAGAAGGAGAACCCACTTTACTGCTTACCAACTTCCTAAGTCAGAATCTTCCACAGTCAGATCACGTTTTGGCAATCGTTGACGTTTCTCTAGCAAAAAGTTTATCGCATAAAGGCTTTAAGGTCATTTACGATTCAAATGTTCTTGAGCTTGTTAGAGGATGCAGATTGTATGAAACCAAGAGATTGACCAAATTGGCTTCCGGAGGAACTTCTTTTGATATGAATAACTTCCAAGTAGGTTTAGGACATAGCTATAGCAGAAGCAAGCTTAAATTCGACCCATCAAAACAAGATAAACCTATCATAAACTCAGTTTCTCTCTTGGATACTCTAACAAAGAACCTGAACTCCTTTGCCATGAGAGTCCGAGAGTGGTATGGATGGCATTTTCCCGAgttatgtaaattagttcctgataataaaacattttgCGAAGCTGTAAAGCTAATTAAGAGAAAGGAAGAGTTtgattttgataatttggagCCTTTGAATGAACTTTTGGGAGAAGAGTTGGCCTTGACAGTTAAAAAGGCATCCAGGCACTCAATAGGTCATGAGCTAGCCGACCTTGATTTgaagaatattttaaattttgccgataatgttataaaattgGATGAAATGAGGACCAAATTGAGTGGTTACTTGAACGACAAAGTTTCAATGGTTGCCCCAAATTTGAACTGTGTGGTAGGTACTCTACTTTCAGGAAGACTTATTAGTCACGCTGGGTCCCTGGTTAACTTAGCTAAATCCCCTGCAAGCACAATTCAGATCTTAGGTGCAGAAAAGGCACTTTTCAGAGCACTAAAATCTAGGACTAATACCCCCAAGTACGGTCTCCTATTTCAGTCAACATTTATCGGTAAGGCCTCAAATAAACTCAAGGGTAAGGCTGCCAGATATCTGGCAAACAAATGCGCCCTTGCAGCTAGACTTGACTATTTTTGTGACGTCAACACTGA harbors:
- the NOP56 gene encoding Nucleolar protein 56 domain protein is translated as MTRTYLLFETAAGYGLYQIDQWDQIGSDLSLDELVSNSERFSGTVKFKAFQPFRTAKEALENMRSITEGEPTLLLTNFLSQNLPQSDHVLAIVDVSLAKSLSHKGFKVIYDSNVLELVRGCRLYETKRLTKLASGGTSFDMNNFQVGLGHSYSRSKLKFDPSKQDKPIINSVSLLDTLTKNLNSFAMRVREWYGWHFPELCKLVPDNKTFCEAVKLIKRKEEFDFDNLEPLNELLGEELALTVKKASRHSIGHELADLDLKNILNFADNVIKLDEMRTKLSGYLNDKVSMVAPNLNCVVGTLLSGRLISHAGSLVNLAKSPASTIQILGAEKALFRALKSRTNTPKYGLLFQSTFIGKASNKLKGKAARYLANKCALAARLDYFCDVNTDVYGKKMSEQLTKRMDYLLGGPQHDKNINVMKQAHEEYKQLSNLAKLNEKVKRTPEDQTEEKPKKKRKTPAKKNKEQNETEPVNNVENEQKTVDKDSESGEKLNHVSESEKVPTVDGEPAKKPKKAPKKKKEQPEDSEKSSKLVDGVSAPESNPKKSSKKKKEQQESQSAA